The genomic window CCTCTTTTAAGCTTTCGCTGCTCTGGGTTTTTGCCTCCACATGGCCCATAGCGGGCTTGCTATAAATATTGAAGAGTATGTTCCGCTAGCGATACCCACGATAAGCGCCAGGGTAAAATCCCTGATGGTTTCTCCGCCAAAAAGGAAAAGGGCTATAATAGTTATTAAGGTAGTCAATGAAGTATTTATAGACCTTGCAATGGTCTGAATAATACTCAAGTTTGCCACATCATTAAATGGCGTTTTCTTCATAAACCTCAGGTTTTCCCTGATCCTGTCAAATACCACTATAGTATCGTTTATTGAATAACCTACTATTGTCAGTATTACCGCAATAAAAGTGCTGTCTACAGGAATCCTCAAAATAGCATATAAACTTATTACCATCATTACGTCATGTACCAATGCCAGTATGGCAGCCACAGCCGATTTGAATTCAAACCTGAAGGTGATGTAAATGAGCATGCCGATGTTTGCTATAATCAGAGCAATAATAGCCTGTCTTTGAAGTTCTTTTCCGATTACGGCATCTACTTTTTCAGCCCTTATTAGTTCCAGATTGGCCCATTTTTGTTTTAAAGCTACTGTTATATCAGCCTGCTGTTCTTTCGTCAGCAGTACCGTTCTGATGATCAATTCCTGTCCCGTATCACCGGCTTTTTTGACATCATAGTCCTTCAAGTTAAACCTGGCCAAAACATCCCTTACATCCTGCAGGTTATAAGACTCATGGATATTGTATTGAAGAATGTTACCCCCGGTAAAATCTATGCCCCAGTTAAGGCCGTACAAAAAGATATTTACTAACCCTATAGCAATTATAGTAAAAGAAATTCCAAACCAGAGCCATTTTTTCTCCATTATTTTATATGTTTTCACTTTTATCACCTCTTATACACCATATAATTTTTTGTTGGTGAAGAGCTTTGCGTTTATCAAATTTACTAGAATTACTCTTGTAACAGTAATAGCCGTAAACATACTGGTGAGGATACCGATTATAAGTGTTACCGCAAAGCCTTTAATCGGCCCGGACCCAAAGTATAAAAGTACAACCCCGGCTATAATGGTAGTTACATTGGAGTCGATTATGGTGTTCAAGGCTCTGTGGAATCCAGCGTCGATGGCCGCTCTCAATGTCTTTCCATTTCTCAGTTCTTCCTTTAATCTTTCAAAAATCAATACATTAGCATCAACTGCCATACCTATAGAAAGAATAAATCCTGCAATACCCGGTAGGGTTAAAGTGGCTCCGATGGCTGTAAAAATTATTAAGACAAGCATCACATATACAAGGAGGGCAAAGTCCGCCACAAGACCGGGAATACGGTAATAAAACAACATGAATAATAATACCACA from Biomaibacter acetigenes includes these protein-coding regions:
- the secF gene encoding protein translocase subunit SecF, yielding MKTYKIMEKKWLWFGISFTIIAIGLVNIFLYGLNWGIDFTGGNILQYNIHESYNLQDVRDVLARFNLKDYDVKKAGDTGQELIIRTVLLTKEQQADITVALKQKWANLELIRAEKVDAVIGKELQRQAIIALIIANIGMLIYITFRFEFKSAVAAILALVHDVMMVISLYAILRIPVDSTFIAVILTIVGYSINDTIVVFDRIRENLRFMKKTPFNDVANLSIIQTIARSINTSLTTLITIIALFLFGGETIRDFTLALIVGIASGTYSSIFIASPLWAMWRQKPRAAKA